The Ancylothrix sp. D3o genome has a segment encoding these proteins:
- a CDS encoding ABC transporter permease — protein sequence MSVSTKNPTPTNPQSQLDIRRLGSNIIGPAVLLGPAGLWLFLLLVLPTLIIFQLSLVPNIKPGDLVIPSGIENYLRVFEPIKLQVMGRSLFFSIGTTIFCLGLGFPVAYWLAQMSPKRWRNLLLLGFVLPLWTSSLLRSYAWITILRRTGLLNTVLTAIGLPALDLLNRSSAVLIGMTYSYLPYMVLILYASLEKLDKRLLEASADLGAKPLESFWKITVPQTMPGIAAGSLLVFISCMGDFVDPELLGGASSMTAARLIYNQFLGATQNWGFGSAMSMVLIMFVTVGIALLLKYGDRDVAR from the coding sequence GTGTCCGTATCTACCAAAAACCCTACCCCAACAAACCCCCAATCTCAGCTAGATATCCGCCGGCTGGGTTCAAATATCATAGGGCCCGCTGTTTTACTTGGCCCCGCCGGCCTGTGGTTATTTTTGTTGTTGGTATTACCAACCTTAATCATTTTTCAACTTAGTTTAGTCCCCAACATCAAACCCGGAGATTTAGTCATTCCTTCCGGAATTGAGAACTACCTGCGAGTTTTTGAACCCATCAAACTGCAAGTCATGGGGAGGTCACTTTTCTTTTCAATTGGCACCACAATTTTTTGCTTAGGTTTAGGCTTTCCAGTTGCTTACTGGCTCGCCCAAATGAGCCCCAAACGCTGGAGAAATTTGCTATTGTTAGGCTTTGTTTTGCCCCTATGGACATCATCCTTATTGCGTTCTTATGCTTGGATTACCATCTTGCGGCGCACCGGCCTACTTAACACCGTACTCACAGCCATCGGACTGCCGGCCCTCGATTTACTCAACCGAAGCTCAGCCGTTTTAATTGGCATGACCTACAGTTATTTACCCTACATGGTACTCATTCTTTACGCTTCCCTAGAAAAGCTAGATAAACGTTTATTAGAAGCCTCAGCCGACTTAGGAGCAAAACCCCTAGAAAGCTTCTGGAAAATCACCGTCCCCCAAACAATGCCCGGAATTGCAGCCGGTTCTTTACTCGTTTTTATTAGCTGTATGGGCGATTTTGTAGATCCAGAATTACTTGGGGGGGCAAGCAGCATGACCGCAGCCCGGTTAATTTACAATCAATTTTTAGGAGCCACACAAAACTGGGGATTTGGTTCAGCAATGAGCATGGTATTAATCATGTTTGTCACCGTAGGAATTGCCCTCTTACTCAAATATGGCGACCGGGATGTTGCTCGCTAA
- a CDS encoding SpoIID/LytB domain-containing protein → MKTRFFFDFMVMQLKNMRGRHWWLSLLVWFILAFPAAARELRVAIEEGVSQVKLGSSTNATVTDGTGKVLGQLAGMNGFAAQLKNGMVALDRWQAGEIKIQPTGEGYVYIGDRWYRGSIRIVSTGKALTAVNHVDIDNYLYSVLGAEMDGTWPQEALKAQAVAARSYALYEQINNFNGISDVGDTQGWQVYKGVETESQGTYAAVNATKGLFMAYNNQVILAAFHSCSGGRTENVEDVWVDPLPYLRSVQDYDEGAPGCRWSQTLSREDLSRKIPGVGNVVAFVPEKTIEKTGRIIKMKVIGDAGTKVIDGEELRQNLGLNSSLFKVIPQGGTSDKANSKPVPTGFVFQGAGFGHGLGLSQWGAYNLARQGWNYQAILTHYYQGAILAKMQ, encoded by the coding sequence ATGAAGACTAGATTTTTTTTCGATTTTATGGTAATGCAATTGAAAAATATGCGGGGCCGGCACTGGTGGCTGTCTTTGCTCGTTTGGTTTATTTTGGCTTTTCCAGCAGCGGCGCGGGAGTTGCGGGTGGCTATTGAAGAAGGGGTTAGTCAGGTAAAGCTCGGTAGTTCGACGAATGCGACGGTGACGGATGGCACCGGCAAGGTTTTGGGCCAGCTTGCGGGGATGAATGGGTTTGCGGCGCAATTGAAAAATGGTATGGTGGCGCTCGACCGTTGGCAAGCTGGAGAAATTAAAATTCAACCGACCGGCGAGGGGTATGTTTATATAGGAGATCGCTGGTATCGCGGTAGTATTCGCATTGTTTCCACAGGCAAAGCTCTCACGGCTGTAAATCATGTGGATATCGACAATTATCTATACAGTGTGCTGGGGGCGGAAATGGATGGCACTTGGCCCCAAGAGGCTTTGAAAGCGCAAGCTGTGGCGGCTCGTTCCTATGCTTTGTATGAGCAAATTAACAATTTTAATGGCATTTCTGATGTGGGAGATACGCAGGGATGGCAGGTTTATAAAGGGGTGGAAACGGAGTCTCAGGGTACTTATGCGGCTGTGAATGCTACAAAAGGGCTGTTTATGGCTTATAACAATCAGGTAATTTTGGCGGCGTTTCATTCTTGTTCTGGCGGACGTACTGAGAATGTTGAGGATGTTTGGGTTGATCCGCTGCCGTATTTGCGAAGTGTGCAAGATTATGATGAGGGGGCGCCTGGGTGCCGGTGGTCTCAAACGCTTTCACGGGAAGACCTCAGCCGCAAAATTCCGGGGGTAGGGAATGTGGTGGCTTTTGTGCCTGAAAAGACGATAGAAAAAACTGGCAGAATTATCAAAATGAAGGTGATCGGGGATGCGGGGACTAAGGTTATTGATGGGGAGGAGTTGCGGCAAAACTTAGGGTTGAATAGTAGCTTGTTTAAAGTGATTCCTCAAGGGGGAACGTCAGATAAGGCGAATAGTAAGCCGGTGCCGACAGGTTTTGTGTTTCAAGGGGCCGGTTTTGGTCATGGTTTGGGTTTGAGTCAGTGGGGTGCTTATAATTTGGCGCGTCAAGGTTGGAATTATCAAGCGATTTTGACTCATTATTATCAAGGGGCAATTTTGGCAAAGATGCAATAG
- a CDS encoding ABC transporter ATP-binding protein has translation MIQTATQNRGATVSDKNLDVELRKVFKVYNGETAVRGVDLDIHQGEFFSILGPSGCGKTTTLRMIAGFEMPSAGELYIRGQSMTQVPPYRRPVNTVFQSYALFNHLSVSENIAFGLRIKRLGKAEIETRVREALKLVKMEAYANRYPAQLSGGQQQRVALARALVNRPAVLLLDEPLGALDLKLRKEMQVELSNLHKDLGLTFVMVTHDQEEALSLSDRIAVMNYGRIEQIGNPVEIYEKPGTPFVADFIGDTNLFKGRIETQDASSLQIITDKKLKIIVQPQQDVNYATGADVVLSVRPEKIQLSLYPPSVEVNSFEGRLKHVMFMGTHVHYVVELASGDLITVMQPNTLGNSPSSDTPIYASWSAGDCIALSV, from the coding sequence ATGATACAAACGGCAACCCAAAATCGAGGCGCAACTGTTAGCGACAAAAACCTCGACGTAGAACTCCGCAAAGTCTTTAAAGTTTATAACGGCGAAACCGCAGTGCGTGGTGTAGACCTCGACATTCACCAGGGAGAATTTTTCAGCATCCTTGGCCCGTCTGGATGTGGGAAAACCACCACCCTCCGCATGATTGCCGGTTTTGAAATGCCCTCCGCCGGCGAATTGTACATACGCGGACAGTCGATGACCCAAGTTCCCCCATACCGCCGGCCGGTCAACACCGTATTTCAAAGCTACGCCCTTTTTAATCACCTCAGCGTTTCAGAAAATATCGCCTTTGGACTGCGGATCAAACGTCTGGGAAAAGCCGAAATCGAAACCAGAGTCCGAGAAGCCCTCAAACTCGTCAAAATGGAAGCCTACGCCAACCGCTACCCGGCCCAACTTTCCGGCGGACAACAGCAACGAGTCGCCTTAGCCAGAGCCTTAGTTAACCGGCCCGCCGTACTCCTCCTCGATGAACCCCTCGGCGCCCTCGACTTAAAACTGCGTAAAGAAATGCAGGTAGAACTTTCAAACCTGCATAAAGATTTGGGTTTAACCTTTGTCATGGTTACTCACGACCAAGAAGAAGCCCTATCATTATCTGACCGCATCGCCGTAATGAATTATGGTCGCATCGAGCAAATTGGCAACCCGGTTGAAATTTACGAAAAACCAGGCACCCCCTTTGTTGCCGATTTTATTGGAGATACAAATTTGTTTAAAGGACGCATCGAAACTCAAGACGCTTCCAGCCTACAAATTATCACCGATAAAAAACTAAAAATTATTGTCCAACCACAACAAGATGTTAACTATGCCACCGGCGCAGATGTGGTATTGAGTGTGCGGCCTGAAAAAATTCAACTCAGCCTTTATCCCCCCAGCGTTGAGGTAAATTCCTTTGAAGGCCGGCTCAAGCACGTTATGTTTATGGGAACTCATGTACACTATGTCGTTGAGTTAGCATCAGGAGATTTAATCACCGTTATGCAGCCCAATACCCTCGGAAATTCACCCTCAAGCGACACCCCCATTTATGCCTCTTGGTCGGCAGGTGATTGCATTGCTTTATCCGTGTAG
- a CDS encoding alkene reductase gives MNNTRHLLSSVQLGPYTLPNRLVMAPLTRNRAGDGNVPVTLNATYYSQRASAGLIISEATQICPEGQGYPYTPGIHNAEQVAGWRLVTDAVHAKGGHIFLQLWHVGRISHPSLQPGGGLPVAPSAIAPEGDASTLSGPQPFVTPRALETAEIPAIVENYRLAAENAMAAGFDGVEIHAANGYLIDQFLEDSTNHRTDRYGGDLENRARFLMEIVEAVTSVWGANKVGVRLSPAGTFNSMSDSNPQALFSYVAEALNPYGLAYLHLIEPRPDENSVSEDSEHSPLTCDYFRSIFKGTIISAGGYNQELAEATIAAGNADLIAFGRLYIANPDLAERFAVNAPLNPYDRSTFYGGDEKGYTDYPTLQLEKV, from the coding sequence ATGAATAACACTAGACATCTTCTTTCATCGGTTCAGCTTGGCCCTTATACCCTGCCAAATCGCCTTGTAATGGCACCGTTAACGCGCAACCGGGCAGGCGATGGCAACGTCCCCGTAACACTCAACGCAACCTATTACTCACAACGGGCATCCGCAGGATTAATCATCAGTGAAGCCACACAAATTTGCCCTGAAGGACAAGGTTATCCCTACACTCCGGGCATTCACAACGCCGAACAAGTTGCAGGCTGGCGGTTGGTTACAGACGCAGTTCACGCGAAGGGCGGTCACATCTTTTTGCAACTGTGGCACGTCGGGCGCATTTCTCACCCTTCCTTGCAACCCGGAGGAGGTTTGCCGGTGGCACCGAGCGCCATTGCACCCGAAGGAGACGCATCTACATTGTCAGGGCCACAGCCTTTCGTCACCCCCCGCGCCTTAGAAACTGCTGAGATCCCTGCTATTGTTGAAAACTACCGTTTAGCCGCTGAAAATGCAATGGCTGCCGGGTTTGATGGCGTAGAAATTCACGCCGCCAATGGCTACCTGATCGATCAATTTCTTGAAGATAGCACCAACCACCGCACAGATCGCTACGGTGGTGACCTAGAAAACCGCGCTCGCTTTTTAATGGAAATCGTCGAAGCAGTAACCAGCGTTTGGGGTGCGAATAAAGTTGGTGTGCGCCTGTCTCCTGCCGGCACTTTTAACAGTATGTCTGATTCTAATCCTCAAGCTCTCTTTAGTTACGTTGCAGAAGCACTTAACCCTTATGGATTAGCTTATTTGCATTTAATTGAGCCAAGACCCGATGAAAATTCCGTTAGTGAGGACTCAGAGCACTCTCCCTTAACTTGCGACTATTTTCGCTCGATTTTTAAGGGGACAATTATCTCTGCCGGTGGCTATAATCAAGAACTTGCAGAAGCCACTATTGCGGCAGGAAATGCAGATTTAATTGCTTTTGGTAGACTTTATATCGCCAACCCAGATTTAGCCGAGCGCTTTGCTGTGAATGCACCTTTAAATCCCTATGACCGCTCTACCTTTTATGGAGGAGATGAAAAAGGTTACACCGATTACCCAACGCTTCAGTTAGAAAAAGTCTAG
- a CDS encoding MarC family protein yields MPMLAFTIKAFVTLFVVIDPVGLVPIFIALAGNYSEEEQASILRQAILIAGIILLVFSLGGNFLLHYLGITIEAFQVTAGLLLLKLGLDMVFGESEGETKEEDKQIVLKRDISVFPLAIPLIAGPGTLASTLILLDEASTFTFAVGLAIVLTINVILLGVCYGFLSCSKYLASVLGATGINAVTRILGVLLSALGVQYMADGLVVLLKLGS; encoded by the coding sequence ATGCCCATGTTAGCTTTCACGATAAAAGCTTTTGTGACTTTATTTGTTGTAATAGATCCGGTTGGTTTAGTCCCAATTTTTATTGCTTTAGCTGGTAATTATTCCGAGGAAGAGCAAGCGAGTATTCTCCGGCAAGCTATTTTGATTGCGGGGATCATTTTGCTTGTGTTTTCGCTTGGGGGAAATTTTCTGCTGCATTATTTGGGAATCACAATTGAGGCGTTTCAGGTGACCGCAGGGCTGTTGCTGTTAAAATTGGGTCTGGATATGGTATTTGGGGAGAGCGAAGGGGAGACAAAAGAGGAAGATAAACAAATCGTATTGAAACGAGATATTAGTGTGTTTCCGCTTGCTATTCCTTTGATTGCCGGCCCCGGAACACTAGCAAGTACACTAATTTTGCTGGATGAGGCAAGTACGTTTACGTTTGCTGTGGGTTTAGCAATTGTCTTAACAATTAATGTGATTTTGCTTGGCGTTTGCTATGGCTTTTTGTCTTGTTCTAAATATTTAGCGTCCGTTTTAGGTGCAACAGGAATTAATGCTGTAACCCGAATTTTGGGAGTGTTGCTGTCTGCTTTAGGTGTGCAGTACATGGCGGATGGTCTAGTGGTTCTGCTCAAGCTTGGCTCGTGA
- a CDS encoding serine/threonine-protein kinase has translation MSLCINPTCPQPNHPQNGFNRYCEKCGSDLLLEKRYRVLRLLNNNSGFGDIYEAYETGSTKILKVLKQNHNNNAKAVELFQKEAEVLGQLNHPGIPKVEGYYQHLTKNGGLVHCIVMEKIEGLNLEEWLQQQGNKGINQELAIKWLKELAEILQLVHEKEFFHRDIKPPNIMIRSDGRLVLIDFGTARQATYTYLAKVGMRGGITAVISAGYTPPEQQNGQAVPQSDFFALGRTFVHLLTGRYPLKFYDPNKDNLLWRDHVSGVSSVLLNFIDELMAAKPSQRPLNAQVLLERIGEIECKLTPVVKPPVTKPQQRRNLLDFFAGTLSNLQIGNVIRTLSGHSLGVNSVAISPDGHTIVSGSCDKTIKIWNLQTGNVIRTLSGHSDWVDSVAISPDGQTLVSGSKDKTIKIWNLQTGNVIRTLSSYFIGHSDSVNSVAISPDGQTLFSGSADSTIKIWNLQTGNLIRTIPAHYNGVNCVAISPDGQTLFSGNGSADSTIKIWNLQTGDLIRTLSGHSYWVYSVAISPDGQTLVSSSDDKTIKIWNLQTGNLIRTLSGYFVGHSDSVDSVAISPDGQTLVSGSKDKTIKIWNLQTGNLIRTLSSHSDWVDSVAISPDGQTLVSGSNDATIKIWRLK, from the coding sequence ATGAGTCTCTGCATCAATCCGACTTGCCCGCAACCAAACCACCCGCAAAACGGTTTTAATCGCTACTGTGAAAAATGTGGCTCTGATTTACTCCTAGAAAAACGGTATCGGGTGCTACGATTATTGAATAATAACAGCGGCTTTGGGGATATTTATGAAGCCTACGAGACAGGCTCAACCAAAATCCTTAAAGTTTTGAAACAAAACCATAATAATAATGCCAAAGCTGTAGAACTTTTTCAAAAAGAAGCGGAAGTTTTAGGGCAATTAAATCATCCTGGGATTCCTAAAGTCGAGGGGTATTACCAACATTTGACAAAAAATGGCGGGCTGGTGCATTGCATTGTCATGGAAAAAATCGAGGGGCTAAATTTAGAAGAGTGGTTACAGCAACAGGGAAATAAAGGCATTAATCAAGAACTTGCAATTAAGTGGTTAAAAGAGTTAGCAGAAATTTTGCAGCTTGTGCATGAAAAAGAGTTTTTTCATCGGGATATTAAGCCGCCAAATATTATGATACGGTCTGATGGCCGGTTGGTGTTAATTGATTTTGGCACAGCGAGGCAAGCAACTTATACTTATTTGGCAAAGGTGGGTATGAGAGGAGGCATTACCGCTGTTATTTCCGCAGGATATACGCCACCAGAACAGCAAAATGGTCAAGCAGTCCCCCAATCAGATTTTTTTGCCTTGGGGCGGACTTTTGTACATTTATTAACTGGCCGGTATCCTTTGAAATTTTATGATCCTAATAAGGATAATTTGCTATGGCGTGATCATGTTTCTGGGGTATCTTCTGTTTTATTGAATTTTATTGATGAGTTAATGGCTGCAAAGCCCAGCCAGCGACCTTTGAATGCTCAGGTTTTATTAGAGCGAATTGGGGAAATTGAATGCAAGTTAACTCCAGTTGTTAAACCACCTGTAACTAAACCTCAGCAGCGCCGTAATTTGCTTGATTTCTTCGCAGGTACATTATCAAATCTACAAATCGGCAATGTAATCCGCACTCTTTCTGGCCATTCCCTTGGGGTTAATTCTGTCGCCATCAGCCCAGATGGGCACACTATTGTCAGCGGAAGTTGCGACAAAACTATCAAAATATGGAATCTGCAAACCGGCAATGTAATCCGTACTCTTTCTGGTCATTCCGACTGGGTTGATTCTGTTGCCATCAGCCCGGATGGGCAGACTTTAGTCAGTGGGAGTAAGGACAAAACTATCAAAATATGGAATCTGCAAACCGGCAATGTAATCCGCACTCTTTCTAGTTATTTTATTGGTCATTCCGACTCGGTTAATTCTGTCGCCATCAGCCCGGATGGGCAAACTTTATTCAGTGGGAGTGCTGACAGTACTATCAAAATATGGAATCTGCAAACTGGCAATTTAATCCGCACTATTCCTGCTCATTACAACGGGGTTAATTGTGTCGCCATCAGTCCGGATGGGCAGACTTTATTCAGTGGTAATGGGAGTGCTGACAGTACTATCAAAATATGGAATCTGCAAACCGGCGATTTAATTCGCACTCTTTCTGGTCATTCCTACTGGGTTTATTCTGTTGCCATCAGCCCAGATGGGCAGACTTTAGTCAGTAGCAGTGATGACAAAACTATCAAAATATGGAATCTGCAAACTGGCAATTTAATCCGCACTCTTTCTGGTTATTTTGTTGGTCATTCCGACTCGGTTGATTCTGTCGCCATCAGCCCGGATGGGCAGACTTTAGTCAGTGGGAGTAAGGACAAAACTATCAAAATATGGAATCTGCAAACCGGCAATTTAATCCGCACTCTTTCTAGTCATTCCGACTGGGTTGATTCTGTTGCCATCAGCCCGGATGGGCAGACTTTAGTCAGTGGTAGTAATGACGCAACTATCAAAATTTGGCGGCTGAAATAA
- a CDS encoding ABC transporter permease, with translation MSDKLSQQQEEIPADMLNKPKIQVSWQVIFSVVMYLFMYLPIFVLSLYSFNQSAYSATWEGFTLQWYGKLFSDRRILSAFQNSLTVAFSAVLISALFGTLLAVGLSRYKFPGKNLFLGVSYLPLIVPDIAIAVATLVFLAAVQIRLSLWTIVAAHIVFCLAYIALAVSTRLADLNPFLEEAALDLGASPTQAFIKVLLPQLLPGIVSGCLIAFVLSMDDFLIASFTAGTGSTTLPMEVFSRIRTGVKPDINALSVILILASGTLAFIGQYLSNKSQEKKG, from the coding sequence ATGTCAGACAAACTAAGCCAACAACAGGAGGAAATTCCGGCAGATATGTTGAATAAACCTAAAATTCAGGTTTCCTGGCAGGTTATCTTTTCCGTAGTCATGTATCTATTCATGTATCTGCCCATCTTCGTCCTCAGCCTTTACAGTTTCAACCAATCTGCCTATAGTGCCACTTGGGAAGGCTTTACCCTACAGTGGTACGGCAAACTCTTTAGCGATAGACGAATATTAAGCGCTTTTCAAAATAGCTTAACCGTCGCCTTCAGCGCTGTGTTAATTTCTGCCTTGTTTGGTACATTGTTGGCAGTGGGTTTATCGCGTTACAAGTTTCCTGGAAAAAATTTATTTTTGGGTGTTTCTTACTTGCCTTTGATTGTCCCTGATATTGCAATTGCAGTGGCAACGCTAGTATTTTTAGCAGCAGTGCAAATTCGACTGAGTTTGTGGACAATTGTAGCCGCTCATATCGTGTTTTGCTTGGCTTATATTGCCTTAGCCGTATCAACGCGGCTGGCAGATTTAAACCCCTTTTTAGAAGAAGCGGCTCTTGATTTAGGTGCAAGCCCAACCCAAGCCTTTATTAAAGTTTTGCTTCCTCAATTACTGCCAGGAATTGTATCTGGTTGTTTAATTGCTTTTGTGTTAAGTATGGATGATTTTCTGATTGCCAGTTTCACCGCCGGCACCGGCTCCACCACCTTACCAATGGAAGTTTTTAGCCGCATTAGAACAGGAGTAAAACCAGACATCAATGCCTTAAGTGTGATCTTAATTCTGGCATCGGGCACCCTGGCATTTATAGGCCAATATTTAAGCAATAAAAGCCAAGAAAAAAAAGGTTAA
- a CDS encoding SitI3 family protein, translating into MSLDYDLRIATNLQPKQTLELLAKQLNFEWEKNQTLYSPGIVISAIAENENRQTFMQSLFGFTPTVNIWFWLDSNQDYEQGKHSLLLATTTLLNSLPGDAVLLFNGESIVLEKIAGALIFNKDLATWSETQLAEIQQPFYIESLPSPLLSHEPPSLNISNATHTRLKSIAIRQGISLTELANQAIEAYINTQIAELSQN; encoded by the coding sequence ATGTCCTTAGACTATGATTTAAGAATAGCCACTAATCTCCAACCTAAGCAAACCTTAGAACTATTGGCAAAACAACTTAACTTTGAGTGGGAAAAAAACCAAACATTGTACAGCCCTGGCATTGTTATATCGGCAATTGCAGAAAACGAAAACCGACAAACTTTTATGCAATCCCTCTTTGGATTTACCCCCACAGTAAATATCTGGTTTTGGCTAGATTCAAATCAAGATTATGAGCAAGGTAAACACAGCCTTCTTTTAGCAACAACCACACTTTTAAATAGCCTCCCAGGTGATGCCGTCTTACTCTTTAACGGCGAAAGTATTGTCTTAGAAAAAATTGCCGGTGCCTTAATTTTTAACAAAGACTTAGCAACCTGGTCAGAAACTCAACTCGCCGAAATCCAACAACCCTTTTATATTGAATCTTTACCCTCACCCCTGCTATCCCATGAACCCCCCAGCCTTAACATCAGTAACGCCACACACACCCGCCTAAAATCAATCGCCATTCGTCAAGGAATATCCCTCACAGAACTAGCAAACCAAGCCATAGAAGCCTACATAAACACTCAAATAGCAGAACTTTCTCAAAACTAA
- a CDS encoding DUF1517 domain-containing protein: MRKKFLSSIKPLLKSLFALGLVISLAFSHAEGALAARSGGRIGGGSFSAPSRTYSAPRSYSPGGGYGGGYYPGGGGFGFPFLIPFVWGGGGGLFSILIFMAVASFLVQAFRRSAGSEIDYDNPTISIAKVQVGLLAEARGLQPELDALAEKADTGTPAGRAHVLQEASLALLRHPEFWYYGSVESQQAALPAAEAKFYQLALTERSKFTEETLSNYNNILRGSESNKSLPGKGGDLAINDGASEYIVVTLLAAMEGKMQLPAINSSEDLLQALRQIGGISSDRLMAIEILWTPQASGDTLSSDDILAEYPHLKLV; encoded by the coding sequence ATGCGTAAAAAATTCCTTTCCTCCATTAAACCGCTCTTAAAATCCCTGTTCGCCCTTGGGCTAGTTATCTCCTTAGCCTTTTCTCACGCTGAGGGTGCCTTGGCGGCTCGCTCCGGCGGACGTATTGGCGGCGGCTCTTTTAGCGCCCCTAGCCGTACCTACTCTGCACCCCGTAGCTATTCCCCCGGTGGCGGATATGGCGGTGGCTATTACCCCGGTGGCGGTGGTTTTGGTTTTCCGTTTTTAATTCCCTTTGTTTGGGGTGGCGGTGGCGGTTTATTTTCGATTTTGATTTTTATGGCGGTTGCTAGTTTTTTAGTCCAAGCTTTTCGTCGCAGCGCCGGCTCAGAAATTGACTACGATAACCCGACAATTTCGATAGCTAAAGTGCAAGTTGGTTTATTAGCAGAAGCGCGTGGTTTACAACCGGAACTTGATGCTTTGGCAGAAAAAGCCGACACCGGCACCCCCGCTGGACGCGCTCATGTTTTGCAAGAAGCTAGTCTTGCTTTATTGCGTCATCCTGAATTTTGGTACTATGGCTCTGTTGAATCTCAACAAGCTGCTTTACCGGCTGCGGAAGCGAAATTTTATCAGCTTGCTTTAACTGAGCGCAGTAAGTTTACTGAAGAAACTCTCTCGAATTACAACAATATTCTGCGCGGTTCTGAAAGTAATAAATCTTTGCCTGGAAAAGGCGGAGATTTGGCGATTAATGATGGAGCAAGTGAGTATATTGTTGTGACGCTTTTGGCAGCAATGGAAGGTAAAATGCAGTTGCCGGCAATTAATAGTTCTGAAGATTTGCTGCAAGCTTTACGTCAAATTGGTGGTATTTCAAGTGATCGGCTGATGGCGATTGAAATTCTCTGGACTCCTCAAGCTTCTGGAGATACGCTTTCTTCTGATGATATTCTCGCTGAATATCCACATCTCAAACTTGTTTAA
- a CDS encoding spermidine/putrescine ABC transporter substrate-binding protein has product MALSSCGWRLAEVQSSPGPLPPNKMYMFTWAGYTDQELLDSFAEQTGIEVIADVFDSNEAMLAKIQASGGGAYSLIYPSDYTVKKMAELGIISEIDHSRLPGLANLIPQFQNPGYDPNNRYSVPISWGTTGLIYNSEKIKQAPDDWNYLWKFQQTLYRRLTLLNDPREVMGATLRMLGYSYNSTNPEQLKEAYQKLVSLKPAIASFTTDGWRPQILSGDMNMAMCYSADANEMMSEDENLRYALPKSGSSLWTDTMVIPKFAPNVDAAYAWINFVYQPSIAAKICQRLSFATPNKKAMELLPEEVRNNTSLFPPEAALEKCERILPVSPDITELYERFWTQLTSG; this is encoded by the coding sequence ATGGCCCTATCTAGCTGTGGCTGGCGTCTGGCTGAGGTGCAGTCGTCTCCGGGCCCTTTACCACCCAATAAAATGTATATGTTTACTTGGGCGGGATATACAGATCAAGAGTTACTCGATAGCTTTGCAGAACAAACCGGGATCGAAGTAATTGCCGATGTGTTTGATTCTAATGAAGCCATGTTAGCAAAAATTCAGGCCAGCGGGGGAGGAGCTTACAGCCTCATTTATCCCTCTGATTATACCGTAAAAAAAATGGCTGAATTAGGCATTATCAGCGAAATTGATCACTCTCGTTTACCGGGTTTAGCTAACTTAATTCCCCAATTCCAAAACCCCGGCTATGACCCAAATAATCGCTACAGTGTACCGATAAGCTGGGGAACCACCGGCCTAATTTATAACAGCGAAAAAATCAAACAAGCCCCCGATGACTGGAATTATCTTTGGAAATTTCAGCAAACGCTTTATCGGCGTCTGACCCTCCTCAATGACCCCAGAGAAGTCATGGGGGCAACATTGCGAATGTTAGGATATTCTTACAACTCAACAAATCCTGAACAACTCAAAGAAGCCTATCAAAAATTAGTTTCCCTCAAACCTGCCATCGCCTCTTTTACTACCGATGGCTGGCGCCCGCAAATTTTAAGCGGGGACATGAATATGGCGATGTGTTACTCTGCGGATGCCAATGAGATGATGTCCGAAGACGAAAACTTGCGCTACGCATTGCCAAAAAGTGGATCTTCTTTGTGGACAGATACAATGGTAATTCCGAAATTTGCTCCTAACGTTGATGCAGCTTATGCGTGGATTAACTTCGTATATCAACCAAGCATCGCTGCCAAAATTTGCCAACGATTGAGTTTTGCAACTCCCAACAAAAAAGCGATGGAATTATTACCCGAAGAGGTACGCAATAATACTAGCTTATTTCCCCCAGAAGCCGCCCTCGAAAAATGCGAACGCATCTTGCCGGTGTCCCCAGACATCACAGAACTCTATGAGCGTTTCTGGACGCAATTAACCAGCGGTTAG